From the genome of Denticeps clupeoides chromosome 4, fDenClu1.1, whole genome shotgun sequence, one region includes:
- the cldnd1b gene encoding claudin domain-containing protein 1b isoform X1, whose product MSKPFSYWIVFAGLLKTGTLGPQDKLKIRLKSEEGGLCSRGLNTVLGMSLGETCWPGCAARFPRTSSDMVDNRYATALVIGSVLSWLACVYLSVAVGTQHWYQYHSPSGSRDASNSSELPELFRGEENDEKTYSDHLFHHNGTLGLWWRCVLVRAPSNWYKEPDPKMETVCVSFSLPQQFEAKYREPGNHNSGEDLIRTYLWRSQFLLPLVSLGLVFLSALIGVCACLCRSLTPTLGIGVLHLVAGLCSLATVCCFLAGMDLLHRASDLPEELDCSLGWSLYLALISSPLQMMAAALFIWAARSHQQNYTRMTAYRVA is encoded by the exons ATGAGCAAGCCCTTCAGTTACTGGATCGTGTTTGCTGGGTTACTGAAAACGGGCACGTTGGGTCCTCAGGACAAGCTAAAAATCAGGCTGAAATCAGAGGAGGGAGGTCTCTGCTCTCGGGGTTTAAATACTGTGTTGGGGATGTCATTGGGGGAAACCTGCTGGCCTGGTTGTG CCGCGCGTTTTCCGCGCACCTCCAGCGACATGGTGGACAACCGCTACGCCACGGCCCTGGTGATCGGCTCGGTGCTCAGCTGGCTGGCCTGCGTTTACCTGTCTGTGGCTGTGGGGACGCAACACTGGTACCAGTACCACAGTCCCTCGGGCAGCCGCGATGCCAGCAACTCGTCGGAGCTTCCCGAGCTGTTCCGCGGAGAGGAGAACGACGAGAAGACGTACAGCGACCACCTGTTCCACCACAATGGCACGTTGGGACTGTGGTGGCGCTGCGTGCTGGTGCGAGCTCCCTCGAACTGGTATAAGGAACCGG ATCCTAAGatggagactgtgtgtgtgagctttagTCTACCACAGCAGTTTGAAGCCAAGTACAGAGAACCAGGGAATCACAATTCTGGAGAAGACTTGATACGTACAT ACTTGTGGAGGTCCCAGTTCCTGCTTCCGCTGGTCTCTCTGGGGCTGGTGTTTCTCAGCGCTCTCATTGGGGTGTGTGCATGCCTCTGCCGCAGTCTCACCCCCACGCTGGGAATTGGAGTTCTGCATCTGGTTGCTG GCTTGTGTTCCCTGGCAACTGTGTGCTGTTTCCTGGCGGGAATGGACCTTCTGCACCGTGCGTCTGATCTCCCCGAGGAGCTGGACTGTTCCCTGGGCTGGTCACTCTACTTGGCCCTCATCTCGTCTCCACTGCAGATGATGGCCGCTGCCCTCTTCATTTGGGCGGCTCGCAGCCACCAACAAAACTATACTAGAATGACGGCCTACAGGGTTGCCTAA
- the cldnd1b gene encoding claudin domain-containing protein 1b isoform X2, translating into MYYSGCHALRNRHNAHFQLRNVNLGELMSVFCVLLPVVVAAARFPRTSSDMVDNRYATALVIGSVLSWLACVYLSVAVGTQHWYQYHSPSGSRDASNSSELPELFRGEENDEKTYSDHLFHHNGTLGLWWRCVLVRAPSNWYKEPDPKMETVCVSFSLPQQFEAKYREPGNHNSGEDLIRTYLWRSQFLLPLVSLGLVFLSALIGVCACLCRSLTPTLGIGVLHLVAGLCSLATVCCFLAGMDLLHRASDLPEELDCSLGWSLYLALISSPLQMMAAALFIWAARSHQQNYTRMTAYRVA; encoded by the exons ATGTATTACAGCGGATGCCACGCGTTAAGAAATCGCCACAACGCACATTTTCAACTGAGAAATGTAAATCTCGGCGAGTTAATGAGCGTCTTTTGTGTCCTGTTACCCGTCGTCGTCGCAGCCGCGCGTTTTCCGCGCACCTCCAGCGACATGGTGGACAACCGCTACGCCACGGCCCTGGTGATCGGCTCGGTGCTCAGCTGGCTGGCCTGCGTTTACCTGTCTGTGGCTGTGGGGACGCAACACTGGTACCAGTACCACAGTCCCTCGGGCAGCCGCGATGCCAGCAACTCGTCGGAGCTTCCCGAGCTGTTCCGCGGAGAGGAGAACGACGAGAAGACGTACAGCGACCACCTGTTCCACCACAATGGCACGTTGGGACTGTGGTGGCGCTGCGTGCTGGTGCGAGCTCCCTCGAACTGGTATAAGGAACCGG ATCCTAAGatggagactgtgtgtgtgagctttagTCTACCACAGCAGTTTGAAGCCAAGTACAGAGAACCAGGGAATCACAATTCTGGAGAAGACTTGATACGTACAT ACTTGTGGAGGTCCCAGTTCCTGCTTCCGCTGGTCTCTCTGGGGCTGGTGTTTCTCAGCGCTCTCATTGGGGTGTGTGCATGCCTCTGCCGCAGTCTCACCCCCACGCTGGGAATTGGAGTTCTGCATCTGGTTGCTG GCTTGTGTTCCCTGGCAACTGTGTGCTGTTTCCTGGCGGGAATGGACCTTCTGCACCGTGCGTCTGATCTCCCCGAGGAGCTGGACTGTTCCCTGGGCTGGTCACTCTACTTGGCCCTCATCTCGTCTCCACTGCAGATGATGGCCGCTGCCCTCTTCATTTGGGCGGCTCGCAGCCACCAACAAAACTATACTAGAATGACGGCCTACAGGGTTGCCTAA
- the cldnd1b gene encoding claudin domain-containing protein 1b isoform X3, with translation MVDNRYATALVIGSVLSWLACVYLSVAVGTQHWYQYHSPSGSRDASNSSELPELFRGEENDEKTYSDHLFHHNGTLGLWWRCVLVRAPSNWYKEPDPKMETVCVSFSLPQQFEAKYREPGNHNSGEDLIRTYLWRSQFLLPLVSLGLVFLSALIGVCACLCRSLTPTLGIGVLHLVAGLCSLATVCCFLAGMDLLHRASDLPEELDCSLGWSLYLALISSPLQMMAAALFIWAARSHQQNYTRMTAYRVA, from the exons ATGGTGGACAACCGCTACGCCACGGCCCTGGTGATCGGCTCGGTGCTCAGCTGGCTGGCCTGCGTTTACCTGTCTGTGGCTGTGGGGACGCAACACTGGTACCAGTACCACAGTCCCTCGGGCAGCCGCGATGCCAGCAACTCGTCGGAGCTTCCCGAGCTGTTCCGCGGAGAGGAGAACGACGAGAAGACGTACAGCGACCACCTGTTCCACCACAATGGCACGTTGGGACTGTGGTGGCGCTGCGTGCTGGTGCGAGCTCCCTCGAACTGGTATAAGGAACCGG ATCCTAAGatggagactgtgtgtgtgagctttagTCTACCACAGCAGTTTGAAGCCAAGTACAGAGAACCAGGGAATCACAATTCTGGAGAAGACTTGATACGTACAT ACTTGTGGAGGTCCCAGTTCCTGCTTCCGCTGGTCTCTCTGGGGCTGGTGTTTCTCAGCGCTCTCATTGGGGTGTGTGCATGCCTCTGCCGCAGTCTCACCCCCACGCTGGGAATTGGAGTTCTGCATCTGGTTGCTG GCTTGTGTTCCCTGGCAACTGTGTGCTGTTTCCTGGCGGGAATGGACCTTCTGCACCGTGCGTCTGATCTCCCCGAGGAGCTGGACTGTTCCCTGGGCTGGTCACTCTACTTGGCCCTCATCTCGTCTCCACTGCAGATGATGGCCGCTGCCCTCTTCATTTGGGCGGCTCGCAGCCACCAACAAAACTATACTAGAATGACGGCCTACAGGGTTGCCTAA
- the LOC114789242 gene encoding N-acyl-aromatic-L-amino acid amidohydrolase (carboxylate-forming) A-like: MEPLSLPALRRVAVCGGTHGNEMTGIYLVQEMQRKQRENGDNTWPAYVKTVLSNPKAVKECRRYIERDLNRCFTSAILSSSITETTPYEVQRAHELNAILGPKGSSEAFDLVCDLHNTTANMGVTVIAYTTKDYITMHIFKYLQAKISSVPVRLLMLDIPIPDAYSLESVGKHGFALEIGPQPNGVVRADVFNVMKEALLLALDWVQLFNSGSKMEGGQVEVFSFQKSVDYPRDPETRQITSAIHPQLQDKDFCLLQAGDPLFLSFSGETTTYQEREPLYPIFINECAYYEKGVAFQLVCKRTVNIPPVQIQKD; the protein is encoded by the exons ATGGAGCCACTGTCTCTGCCAGCCTTACGTCGAGTAGCAGTCTGTGGTGGTACTCATGGCAATGAGATGACAGGGATTTATCTTGTGCAAGAGATGCAAAGAAAGCAGCGGGAGAACGGAGACAACACGTGGCCTGCGTATGTGAAGACGGTGCTGTCCAACCCCAAGGCTGTTAAGGAATGCAGACGGTACATAGAGAGAGACTTGAACCGCTGTTTCACCAGTGCCATTCTGAG TTCCTCCATCACAGAGACCACCCCTTATGAGGTACAGAGAGCACATGAGCTGAATGCCATCTTGGGTCCAAAGGGGAGTTCTGAAGCATTTGACCTGGTTTGTGATCTCCATAACACCACAGCCAACATGGGCGTGACCGTGATTGCATATACCACCAAAGACTACATTACTATGCACATCTTCAAATACCTGCAG GCAAAAATATCTTCAGTACCTGTTAGGTTACTAATGCTTGATATACCAATCCCTGATGCCTACTCTCTGGAGTCAGTGGGCAAGCATGGATTTG CCCTGGAGATAGGCCCACAACCAAATGGTGTTGTCAGAGCTGATGTGTTCAATGTCATGAAGGAGGCCCTTCTGCTGGCACTAGACTGGGTGCAACTTTTCAACTCTG GAAGTAAAATGGAAGGTGGGCAGGTAGAGGTGTTCTCTTTCCAGAAGAGTGTTGACTACCCTCGGGATCCTGAAACTCGGCAGATCACTTCAGCTATACACCCACAGCTTCAG gataaAGACTTTTGCCTCCTTCAAGCAGGTGACCCACTTTTCCTATCATTCTCTGGGGAAACCACGACCTACCAGGAACGAGAACCTCTCTATCCCATCTTCATCAATGAGTGTGCTTACTATGAAAAGGGCGTTGCCTTTCAGCTTGTATGCAAGAGAACTGTGAATATTCCCCCTGTGCAAATTCAGAAAGACTGA